A region from the Mesorhizobium sp. J8 genome encodes:
- a CDS encoding ABC transporter substrate-binding protein, whose product MRYKFLTAAFAATVALNFAGPAAATDLEVTHWWTSGGEAAAVAELAKAFDATGNHWVDGAIAGSGGTARPIMISRITGGDPMGATQFNHGRQAEELVQAGLMRDLTDIATKDKWTEVVRPKSLLDSCTIDGKIYCVPVNIHSWQWLWLSNEAFQKAGLPLPKDWNEFVADAPALEKAGIIPLAVGGQAWQASGAFDVLMAAVGGTDTFLKVYKDKDATFAAGPEIAKVFKAADDARKMAKNTNVQDWNQATNLVITGKAAGQIMGDWAQGEFQVAGKTAGKDYTCLPGLGLNEVIATGGDAFYFPLLKDEAKAKAQVVLAETLLDPKTQVAFNLKKGSLPVRGDVDLNTANDCMKKGLAILAKGAVMPWTDQLLSQDTQKQKEDLFSEFFAKPDMSVEEAQKRFAEIIGSAD is encoded by the coding sequence ATGCGATACAAATTCCTGACTGCCGCCTTTGCCGCGACGGTTGCGCTCAACTTCGCCGGTCCGGCGGCCGCGACCGACCTGGAAGTCACCCATTGGTGGACTTCGGGCGGCGAGGCGGCGGCGGTGGCCGAGCTTGCCAAGGCATTCGACGCGACGGGCAATCACTGGGTCGACGGCGCCATTGCCGGCTCCGGCGGCACGGCGCGGCCGATCATGATCAGCCGCATCACCGGCGGCGATCCGATGGGTGCCACCCAGTTTAATCACGGCCGCCAGGCCGAGGAACTGGTGCAGGCCGGGCTGATGCGCGACCTCACCGATATCGCCACCAAGGACAAGTGGACGGAGGTGGTGCGGCCGAAGAGCCTGCTCGATAGCTGCACCATAGACGGCAAGATCTATTGCGTGCCGGTCAATATCCATTCCTGGCAATGGCTGTGGCTGTCCAACGAGGCTTTTCAGAAGGCCGGGCTGCCGCTGCCGAAAGACTGGAATGAATTCGTGGCGGATGCGCCGGCGCTGGAAAAGGCCGGCATCATCCCGCTCGCCGTCGGCGGACAGGCCTGGCAGGCCTCCGGCGCCTTCGACGTGCTGATGGCCGCCGTCGGCGGCACCGACACCTTCCTCAAGGTCTACAAGGACAAGGACGCTACCTTCGCAGCCGGTCCGGAGATCGCCAAGGTGTTCAAAGCGGCGGACGACGCCCGCAAGATGGCCAAGAACACCAATGTGCAGGACTGGAACCAGGCGACCAATCTGGTCATCACCGGCAAGGCCGCCGGCCAGATCATGGGCGACTGGGCGCAGGGTGAGTTCCAGGTCGCCGGCAAGACCGCCGGCAAGGACTATACCTGCCTGCCCGGCCTGGGCTTGAACGAAGTCATCGCCACCGGCGGCGACGCCTTCTACTTCCCGCTGCTCAAGGACGAGGCCAAGGCCAAGGCGCAGGTCGTGTTGGCCGAAACCTTGCTCGATCCGAAGACCCAGGTCGCCTTCAATCTCAAGAAGGGCTCGCTGCCGGTGCGCGGCGACGTCGACCTCAACACGGCGAATGACTGCATGAAGAAGGGCCTCGCCATTCTCGCCAAGGGCGCCGTCATGCCGTGGACGGACCAACTGCTCTCGCAAGACACCCAGAAGCAGAAGGAAGACCTGTTCTCCGAATTCTTCGCCAAGCCCGATATGAGCGTCGAAGAGGCGCAGAAGCGCTTCGCCGAGATCATCGGCTCGGCGGACTGA
- a CDS encoding UxaA family hydrolase produces the protein MTVANTILLSPSDNVAVANGRIEIGTPLPGGAAAIAVIEPGHKVAIKPIAAGEAVVKYAQAIGRATQDIAPGEHVHSHNLVFESGRLPVVPPSEAEHATEADRKRTFMGYRRADGRAGTRNFIGIIASVNCSATVCHAIADEANRRILPKYPGIDGFVPIVHGQGCGMSGTGDGMMVLHRTLAGYARHPNFGGVMMVGLGCEVNQLTLYGQKGVAAGKRHFNIQEAGGSRKSVEKAMGVLTEIAEEVGHLKREPIPVSEIVVGLQCGGSDGMSGITANPALGAAVDILAGCGGIGILSETTEIYGAEHLLAYRAASPEIAAKLDGFVKWWEDHTAKHGASIDNNPSPGNKRGGLTTILEKSLGAVAKGGQTPLNGVFGYAEKVTGSGLVFMDTPGYDPVSATGQVAGGANVIVFTTGRGSCFGCRPTPSIKVATNSTMYHQMEEDMDVNCGVIASGEKTIAGMGREIFELIIETASGRKTKSEAFGYGDNEFVPWHLGATL, from the coding sequence GTGACCGTTGCAAACACCATCCTTCTCTCACCTTCCGACAATGTCGCGGTCGCCAACGGCCGCATCGAGATCGGAACACCATTGCCGGGCGGCGCCGCCGCGATCGCCGTGATCGAGCCGGGCCACAAGGTGGCGATCAAGCCGATCGCGGCGGGTGAAGCGGTGGTGAAATACGCGCAGGCGATCGGCCGCGCCACGCAAGACATCGCGCCGGGCGAGCATGTCCACTCGCACAATCTGGTGTTCGAGAGCGGCCGCCTGCCGGTGGTGCCGCCGAGCGAGGCCGAGCACGCCACCGAGGCCGACCGCAAGCGCACCTTTATGGGCTACCGCCGCGCCGACGGCCGTGCCGGCACGCGCAACTTCATCGGCATCATCGCCAGCGTTAATTGTTCGGCCACCGTCTGCCACGCCATCGCCGACGAGGCCAACCGCAGGATTCTGCCGAAATATCCAGGCATCGACGGCTTCGTGCCGATCGTCCATGGCCAGGGCTGCGGCATGAGCGGCACCGGTGACGGCATGATGGTTCTGCACCGCACGCTCGCGGGCTATGCGCGCCATCCGAATTTCGGCGGCGTGATGATGGTCGGGCTGGGCTGCGAGGTCAACCAGCTCACCCTTTACGGCCAGAAGGGCGTGGCGGCGGGAAAACGCCATTTCAACATCCAGGAGGCCGGCGGCTCGCGCAAATCGGTCGAGAAGGCGATGGGCGTGCTCACCGAGATCGCCGAGGAAGTCGGCCACCTCAAGCGCGAGCCCATCCCGGTCAGCGAGATCGTCGTCGGCCTGCAATGCGGCGGCTCGGACGGCATGTCCGGCATCACCGCCAATCCGGCGCTAGGCGCCGCCGTCGATATCCTGGCCGGCTGCGGCGGCATCGGCATCCTGTCGGAGACGACCGAGATCTATGGCGCCGAGCATTTGCTTGCCTACCGCGCCGCCTCGCCCGAGATCGCCGCCAAGCTCGACGGCTTCGTGAAATGGTGGGAAGACCATACCGCCAAGCACGGCGCCTCGATCGACAACAACCCCTCGCCCGGCAACAAGCGCGGCGGCCTGACCACCATCCTGGAAAAATCTCTGGGCGCCGTCGCCAAGGGCGGCCAGACGCCGCTCAACGGCGTCTTCGGCTATGCCGAGAAGGTGACCGGCAGCGGCCTGGTGTTCATGGACACCCCCGGCTACGACCCGGTCTCGGCCACCGGCCAGGTGGCCGGCGGCGCCAACGTCATCGTCTTCACCACCGGCCGCGGTTCCTGCTTCGGCTGCCGGCCGACGCCGTCGATCAAGGTCGCCACCAATTCGACCATGTACCACCAGATGGAAGAGGACATGGACGTCAATTGCGGCGTCATCGCCTCGGGCGAGAAAACCATCGCCGGCATGGGCCGCGAGATCTTCGAGCTGATCATCGAAACGGCGTCCGGCCGCAAGACCAAGAGCGAGGCGTTCGGCTACGGCGACAACGAGTTCGTGCCCTGGCATCTGGGCGCAACGCTTTAG
- a CDS encoding DUF2946 family protein, whose amino-acid sequence MPAAFIAALLLLLQSSLGAFAFGAPSQLDAFGNVICTHEGAVKFPGGDPHQQHMPACCSFGCSMVSPAHLPPPEAGTVAGTRLSEAVAFQLPAFRHQDFARDRSPANPRAPPAMV is encoded by the coding sequence ATGCCGGCCGCGTTTATCGCGGCGCTGCTTCTGTTGCTTCAGTCTTCTCTCGGCGCTTTCGCCTTCGGTGCGCCGTCGCAGCTCGACGCCTTCGGCAATGTCATCTGCACGCATGAAGGCGCCGTAAAGTTCCCTGGCGGGGATCCTCACCAGCAGCATATGCCGGCCTGTTGCTCGTTCGGCTGCAGCATGGTTTCGCCGGCGCATCTGCCGCCGCCGGAAGCAGGCACGGTGGCCGGAACACGGCTTTCCGAGGCGGTCGCCTTCCAGCTTCCGGCCTTCCGGCACCAGGACTTCGCGCGCGACCGCTCCCCGGCCAATCCGCGCGCGCCGCCGGCCATGGTCTGA
- a CDS encoding YcnI family protein, with product MKKYLLAAGALCALGTNAALAHITLETQEAPVGSTYKAVFRVPHGCEGKATTAVRVQIPEGVISVKPMPKPGWTLQTKKGRYEKSYQLFGETLTTGVKEVDWSGGNLPDEFYDEFVFRASLAADLPAGQMLYFPVVQECGDAAARWIEIPAAGQDEDTLETPAPGIKLLPKK from the coding sequence ATGAAGAAATATCTTTTGGCGGCCGGCGCGCTTTGCGCACTCGGGACCAATGCCGCGCTCGCCCATATCACGCTCGAAACGCAGGAAGCGCCTGTCGGCTCCACCTACAAGGCGGTCTTTCGCGTGCCGCATGGCTGCGAGGGCAAGGCGACGACCGCCGTGCGCGTGCAGATCCCCGAAGGCGTGATTTCGGTGAAGCCGATGCCGAAGCCCGGCTGGACGCTGCAGACCAAGAAAGGCAGGTACGAGAAATCCTATCAGCTCTTTGGCGAGACGCTGACCACCGGCGTCAAGGAAGTGGACTGGAGCGGCGGCAACCTGCCCGACGAATTCTATGACGAGTTCGTTTTCCGCGCCTCGCTGGCGGCCGATCTGCCGGCCGGCCAGATGCTCTATTTCCCGGTGGTGCAGGAATGCGGCGACGCCGCCGCGCGCTGGATCGAGATCCCGGCGGCAGGCCAGGATGAGGACACGTTGGAAACTCCGGCGCCCGGCATCAAATTGCTGCCGAAGAAATGA
- a CDS encoding copper chaperone PCu(A)C → MSNRLSKAKASAYRGVPPFRLRQCIGLAVLGLLLLLACVPAALAHEFKVGDLEIVHPWSRATPPGAKVAGGYFTVVNKGSAADRLLSISSDISDKAELHEMGVKDGVMTMRPVSGGLEIPAGGKVALKPGAYHLMFVGLKRQPKQGEKFPATLTFEKAGSVKVEFAVEGMGETGDMDMDHAE, encoded by the coding sequence ATGTCCAATCGTCTCTCCAAGGCGAAAGCCTCCGCTTATCGCGGCGTGCCGCCGTTCCGCCTCCGGCAGTGTATCGGCCTTGCCGTGCTCGGCCTTCTTCTCCTCCTCGCCTGCGTTCCCGCCGCCCTCGCGCATGAGTTCAAGGTCGGCGATCTCGAGATCGTACATCCCTGGTCGCGGGCGACGCCGCCCGGCGCCAAGGTGGCCGGCGGCTATTTCACCGTGGTCAACAAGGGCAGCGCGGCGGACCGGCTGCTGTCGATTTCCTCCGACATCTCCGACAAGGCCGAACTGCATGAGATGGGCGTCAAGGATGGCGTCATGACCATGCGGCCGGTCAGCGGCGGGCTGGAAATTCCGGCCGGCGGCAAGGTCGCGCTCAAGCCCGGCGCCTATCACCTGATGTTCGTCGGCCTGAAGCGGCAGCCGAAACAGGGCGAGAAATTCCCGGCGACGCTGACCTTCGAGAAGGCCGGCAGCGTCAAGGTCGAGTTTGCCGTCGAAGGCATGGGCGAGACCGGCGATATGGACATGGATCACGCCGAGTAA
- the gndA gene encoding NADP-dependent phosphogluconate dehydrogenase, with the protein MEKAEIGLIGLGTMGSNLALNIAEHGHRIAVFNRTPARTDAFVESAGSLKEMVVPCYSLEELAAAIRPPRPIIIMVLAGKPVDEQIAALRGVLSDNDIVIDAGNANFRDTMRRFSELSGSGLTFIGMGVSGGEEGARHGPSIMVGGTEESWKRVEKVLTAISAKFKDEPCAAWLGHDGAGHFVKTIHNGIEYADMQMIAEIYGILRDGLGMAPKEIGKVFEEWNKGRLNSYLIEITAKVLAADDPKTGKPVVDVILDRAGQKGTGKWSVIEAQQLGIPATAIEAAVAARVLSSIKDERQAAEKAYGNIGVEKISGDKAALLKDLELALFAGKIAAYAQGFAVMSGASKEFNWNLPMPTIAKIWRAGCIIRSQMLDTMAEAFGSGTASTNLLMAPAFIAMMKEAHPSLRRIVARASEAGSPVPALSSALAYFDSYRQGRGTSNLIQAQRDFFGAHGFERIGEQGAFHGPWGSGAA; encoded by the coding sequence ATGGAAAAAGCCGAAATCGGCCTGATCGGCCTTGGCACGATGGGTTCCAACCTGGCGCTCAACATCGCCGAGCACGGGCATCGCATCGCCGTCTTCAACCGCACGCCGGCACGCACCGACGCCTTTGTCGAGAGTGCCGGTTCGCTCAAGGAGATGGTCGTTCCCTGCTACAGCCTGGAGGAACTCGCCGCGGCCATCCGGCCGCCGCGGCCGATCATCATCATGGTGTTGGCCGGCAAGCCGGTCGACGAACAGATCGCAGCGCTGCGCGGCGTGCTGTCCGACAACGACATCGTCATCGATGCCGGCAACGCCAATTTCCGCGACACGATGCGCCGCTTCTCGGAGCTGTCGGGCTCTGGCCTCACCTTCATCGGCATGGGCGTTTCGGGCGGCGAGGAGGGCGCGCGCCATGGGCCCTCGATCATGGTGGGCGGCACCGAAGAGTCCTGGAAGCGCGTCGAGAAAGTGCTGACCGCGATCTCGGCCAAGTTCAAGGACGAGCCTTGCGCCGCCTGGCTCGGGCATGACGGCGCCGGCCATTTCGTGAAGACCATCCACAACGGCATCGAATATGCCGACATGCAGATGATCGCCGAGATCTACGGCATCCTGCGCGACGGTCTCGGCATGGCACCCAAGGAGATCGGCAAGGTGTTCGAGGAATGGAACAAGGGCCGCCTCAACTCCTACCTGATCGAGATCACGGCCAAGGTGCTCGCCGCCGACGATCCGAAGACCGGCAAGCCGGTGGTCGACGTCATCCTCGACCGCGCCGGCCAGAAGGGCACCGGCAAGTGGTCGGTGATCGAAGCGCAACAGCTCGGCATTCCGGCCACCGCCATCGAGGCGGCGGTCGCGGCGCGCGTGTTGTCCTCGATCAAGGACGAGCGGCAGGCGGCGGAAAAAGCCTATGGCAATATCGGCGTCGAAAAGATCTCCGGCGACAAGGCCGCGCTGCTCAAGGATCTGGAGCTCGCCTTGTTCGCCGGCAAGATCGCGGCTTACGCGCAGGGCTTCGCGGTGATGAGCGGCGCCTCGAAAGAGTTCAACTGGAACCTGCCGATGCCGACCATAGCCAAGATCTGGCGCGCCGGCTGCATCATCCGCTCGCAGATGCTGGACACGATGGCGGAAGCTTTCGGGTCAGGCACCGCCTCCACCAACCTCCTGATGGCGCCGGCCTTCATCGCCATGATGAAGGAGGCGCATCCGTCGCTGAGGCGCATTGTGGCCCGCGCCTCCGAAGCCGGCTCACCGGTGCCGGCGCTGTCCTCGGCGCTCGCCTATTTCGACAGCTACCGCCAGGGCCGCGGCACGTCGAACCTGATCCAGGCGCAGCGCGACTTTTTCGGCGCGCATGGGTTTGAGCGGATCGGCGAGCAGGGCGCGTTCCACGGCCCGTGGGGGAGCGGGGCTGCCTAG
- a CDS encoding GntR family transcriptional regulator — MSKSNNVYKDAYNRCLRLLEESKSLPSEPELGTLLGVSRTTVRSILSRMAETGLIAWDKRNKTVLRAPRAEDFFPEEETDSLAEIIERSFMRRLLAEGAEAGMQINELELAREIGVGTTSVREFLIRFSRFGLIEKRRNSHWVLKGFTRAFALELTEIREMFELRSAAAFVALPEDSAVWADLDRLEVEHRRLASEIATRFTAFSELDERFHRLIHRASHNRFIVDFYDVIAMIFHYHYQWNKAEERQRNEVAVQEHLAYIAALKSRDPGKVDAACRKHLKSARQTLLSSIPEGRQAQPA, encoded by the coding sequence ATGTCGAAGAGCAACAACGTCTACAAGGATGCCTACAACCGCTGTCTCAGGCTGCTCGAAGAGTCCAAGAGCCTGCCGTCGGAGCCCGAGCTCGGCACGCTGCTCGGCGTCAGCCGCACCACGGTGCGCAGCATCCTTTCGCGCATGGCGGAGACCGGGCTGATCGCCTGGGACAAGCGCAACAAGACGGTGCTCCGGGCGCCGCGGGCGGAGGATTTCTTCCCCGAGGAGGAGACCGATTCGCTGGCCGAGATCATCGAGCGCTCCTTCATGCGGCGCCTGCTTGCCGAGGGCGCCGAGGCCGGCATGCAGATCAACGAGCTGGAGCTGGCGCGCGAGATCGGCGTCGGCACCACCAGCGTGCGCGAGTTCCTGATCCGCTTCTCGCGCTTCGGGCTGATCGAGAAGCGGCGCAACAGCCACTGGGTGCTGAAGGGTTTCACGCGCGCCTTCGCGCTGGAGCTGACCGAGATCCGCGAGATGTTCGAGCTGCGCTCGGCGGCGGCTTTCGTCGCGCTGCCGGAGGATAGCGCGGTATGGGCCGATCTCGACAGGCTGGAGGTCGAGCATCGCCGGCTTGCCAGCGAAATCGCCACGCGCTTCACCGCGTTCTCGGAGCTCGACGAACGCTTTCACCGGCTGATCCACCGCGCCTCGCACAACCGCTTCATCGTCGACTTCTACGATGTCATCGCGATGATCTTCCACTACCACTATCAGTGGAACAAGGCAGAGGAGCGCCAGCGCAACGAGGTCGCGGTGCAGGAGCACCTCGCCTATATCGCGGCGCTGAAATCGCGCGATCCCGGCAAGGTGGACGCCGCCTGCCGCAAGCATCTGAAGTCGGCGCGTCAGACCCTCTTGAGCTCAATTCCCGAAGGGCGGCAGGCGCAGCCGGCCTAA
- a CDS encoding LacI family transcriptional regulator: MDRRITRKGDDETSGKERPTLKTLAFMTGLGVTTVSRALKDAPEIGAETRRRVQLVAKQIGYRPNRAGVRLRTGKTNVISLVLNTEHELMSFVSDIIYGVTEVIADTPYHLIVTPYSRSQDPLDPVRYLVETGSADGVIISRTQPNDPRARYMLEHGIPFATHGRTDMGLVHPYHDFDNYAFAGEAVRALARKGRSRLALVTPPVGLTYYRHTVNGFADALSEVSASEVPFNTVSIDQSIEQIRMRTAQLMRRKDRPDGFVSSAAAATLAVVAGIEDAGLKLGRDVDVVSKQSSELLHLFRRELLVVNENFRLAGSELARAVLGWIGGADPGTLQSLSTPSEVLPYRG; encoded by the coding sequence ATGGATAGACGGATAACCAGGAAGGGCGACGACGAAACGTCGGGCAAGGAGCGGCCGACGCTGAAGACGCTTGCCTTCATGACCGGACTTGGCGTCACGACGGTGTCGCGCGCGCTGAAGGATGCGCCCGAGATCGGTGCCGAGACCAGGCGTCGCGTCCAGCTCGTCGCCAAGCAGATCGGCTATCGTCCGAACCGCGCCGGTGTGCGCTTGAGGACCGGCAAGACCAACGTCATCTCGCTTGTGCTGAACACCGAGCACGAACTGATGAGCTTCGTCTCGGACATCATCTACGGCGTCACCGAGGTGATCGCCGACACGCCCTACCATCTGATCGTCACGCCCTATTCGCGCTCGCAGGACCCGCTCGATCCGGTGCGCTATCTGGTCGAGACGGGCTCGGCCGATGGCGTCATCATTTCGCGCACCCAGCCCAACGATCCGCGGGCGCGCTACATGTTGGAGCACGGCATTCCCTTCGCCACGCATGGCCGCACGGACATGGGCCTGGTGCATCCCTATCACGACTTCGACAATTACGCCTTTGCCGGCGAAGCCGTCCGCGCGCTCGCCCGCAAGGGCCGCAGCCGGCTGGCGCTTGTGACGCCACCGGTCGGCCTCACCTATTACCGCCACACGGTGAACGGCTTTGCCGATGCGCTGAGCGAGGTGAGCGCGTCAGAGGTGCCGTTCAACACCGTCTCCATCGACCAGTCGATCGAGCAGATCAGGATGCGGACCGCGCAACTGATGCGACGCAAGGACCGGCCGGACGGCTTCGTCAGCAGCGCCGCCGCGGCGACGCTCGCCGTGGTGGCCGGCATCGAGGATGCCGGGCTGAAGCTCGGCCGCGACGTCGACGTGGTGTCGAAACAATCGTCGGAGCTGCTGCATCTGTTCCGGCGGGAACTGCTCGTCGTCAACGAGAATTTCCGCCTCGCCGGCTCCGAGCTCGCCCGCGCCGTGCTCGGCTGGATCGGCGGCGCCGATCCAGGCACGTTGCAGTCGCTCAGCACGCCGAGCGAGGTTCTGCCTTATCGCGGCTGA
- a CDS encoding carbohydrate ABC transporter permease — protein sequence MSNSERPSKLFRNLNAKIASIPMVLTALMVFVGGTAWTVLYSFTNSKLLPRLNFVGLDQYHRLWSTSRWLVSIENLLIYGAISLVFSLVIGFLLAALLDQKIRFEDTFRTIFLYPFALSFIVTGLVWQWLLNPDFGVQRVVRDLGWTSFNFDPLYNSSIVIYGISIAALWQGTGLIMCLMLAGLRGIDEDIWKAARVDGIPAWKTYLFIVIPMMRPVFITTLVIIAAGIVKVYDLVVAQTSGGPGIASEVPAKYVYDYMFFAQNLGQGFAASTMMLLSVVIVIVPWAYLEFGGKKRG from the coding sequence ATGAGCAACAGCGAACGCCCGAGCAAGCTTTTCCGCAACCTCAACGCCAAGATCGCGTCGATCCCGATGGTGCTCACCGCGCTGATGGTGTTCGTCGGCGGCACGGCGTGGACGGTGCTCTATTCCTTCACCAATTCGAAGCTGTTGCCGCGGCTCAACTTCGTCGGGCTCGATCAGTATCACCGACTCTGGTCGACATCGCGCTGGTTGGTCTCGATCGAGAACCTTCTGATCTACGGCGCGATCTCACTGGTGTTCTCGCTGGTCATCGGCTTCCTGCTTGCAGCCCTTCTCGACCAGAAGATCCGCTTCGAGGACACGTTCCGCACCATCTTCCTCTATCCCTTCGCGCTGTCCTTCATCGTCACCGGACTGGTCTGGCAATGGCTGCTCAACCCGGATTTCGGCGTACAGCGCGTCGTGCGCGACCTCGGCTGGACGAGCTTCAACTTCGACCCACTCTACAATTCCAGCATCGTCATCTACGGCATTTCGATCGCGGCGCTCTGGCAAGGCACGGGGCTCATCATGTGCCTCATGCTCGCCGGCCTGCGCGGCATCGACGAAGACATCTGGAAGGCGGCGAGGGTGGACGGCATTCCCGCCTGGAAGACCTATCTCTTCATCGTCATCCCGATGATGCGGCCGGTCTTCATCACCACGCTGGTGATCATCGCCGCCGGCATCGTCAAGGTCTACGATCTCGTCGTGGCGCAGACCAGCGGCGGCCCTGGCATCGCGTCGGAAGTGCCGGCCAAATATGTCTATGACTACATGTTCTTTGCCCAGAATCTCGGCCAGGGCTTCGCCGCCTCGACCATGATGCTCCTGTCGGTGGTGATCGTCATCGTGCCTTGGGCATATCTGGAATTCGGAGGCAAGAAGCGTGGCTGA
- a CDS encoding copper resistance CopC/CopD family protein translates to MNAALPSSMNRMDVGLLAWLVAALMAMAILAVPGRAFAHAALVATDPADGAVLTQSPTRFSLTFSEPVSPLVLTLVRPDGSQLALTSFRLNDQTVEIDNPETLKSGTHVLSWRVVSVDGHPVGGSALFSIGAPSAAPMAAEAVDRTPRAAIWIARLFLYAGLFLGVGGAFALSWLAGDRRCGQRIVAAALLFGVVAAPVSLGLQGLDGLGAPLARFATAAVWKTALETSYVWTVLIGLIALGLALLSLAGPSALRKLSASAALVGVGAGLAASGHASAAEPQWLTRPLVFLHGTAIAFWAGSLAPLGLALRREPAEAKVFLRRFSRAILPVVILLSASGIVLAIIQVERPSALIDTSYGRLLLLKLALLLFLFTLAAVNRWTLTAPAEAGDTEVQRRLVRSIGIEVVIVLAIFGVAAGWRFTPPPRALAIAAAQPVSIHIHTLEAMADLSITPGHAGEVAASMVIMTGDFGPLDAKAVTLVLSKPDSGIEPIKRPATKPGDGTWRVDNLVIPIPGRWNARLDILVSDFEVVKIEAPIDIRSD, encoded by the coding sequence ATGAACGCAGCACTGCCTTCCTCGATGAACCGCATGGATGTCGGGCTGCTTGCCTGGCTGGTGGCGGCGCTGATGGCGATGGCGATATTGGCCGTGCCAGGCCGCGCCTTCGCGCATGCGGCGCTTGTCGCGACCGACCCGGCGGACGGCGCCGTGCTGACGCAAAGCCCGACGCGGTTTTCGCTGACCTTCAGCGAACCCGTCTCGCCGCTGGTGCTCACGCTGGTGCGGCCGGACGGCTCGCAGCTTGCGTTGACATCCTTCCGTCTCAACGACCAGACGGTCGAGATCGACAATCCAGAAACGCTCAAATCCGGCACGCATGTGCTCAGTTGGCGGGTGGTGTCGGTCGACGGCCATCCGGTCGGCGGTTCGGCGCTGTTTTCCATCGGCGCGCCAAGTGCAGCGCCCATGGCGGCCGAAGCGGTCGACCGGACGCCGCGCGCGGCGATCTGGATAGCCAGGCTGTTTCTCTATGCCGGCCTCTTCCTCGGCGTCGGCGGCGCGTTCGCACTGTCCTGGCTGGCCGGGGACCGGCGCTGCGGTCAGCGAATTGTCGCGGCAGCTCTGCTTTTCGGCGTCGTCGCGGCGCCGGTGTCGCTTGGGCTGCAGGGGCTGGACGGGCTCGGCGCCCCGCTCGCCCGGTTTGCGACAGCGGCTGTGTGGAAAACCGCGCTGGAGACAAGCTATGTCTGGACCGTGCTGATCGGCCTGATCGCGCTTGGCCTCGCGCTGCTTTCGCTTGCCGGGCCGTCAGCTCTTCGCAAGCTGTCGGCATCCGCGGCACTGGTCGGCGTCGGCGCCGGCCTTGCCGCGAGCGGTCACGCCAGCGCCGCCGAACCGCAGTGGCTGACGCGGCCGCTGGTGTTCCTGCACGGCACCGCAATCGCCTTCTGGGCCGGTTCGCTGGCGCCGCTCGGCCTGGCGTTGCGGCGAGAGCCCGCGGAAGCGAAAGTGTTTCTGCGCCGCTTCTCCCGCGCGATCCTGCCCGTCGTCATCCTGCTTTCCGCCAGCGGTATCGTGCTGGCGATCATCCAGGTCGAGCGACCCTCGGCGTTGATCGACACGTCCTATGGCCGGCTGCTGCTCTTGAAGCTGGCGCTGCTGCTTTTCCTGTTCACGCTTGCGGCGGTCAACCGCTGGACACTGACGGCGCCCGCCGAGGCCGGCGACACCGAGGTGCAGCGGCGGTTGGTGCGCTCGATCGGCATCGAGGTGGTCATCGTGCTCGCCATCTTCGGCGTCGCCGCCGGCTGGCGCTTCACCCCGCCCCCGCGCGCGCTGGCGATCGCCGCCGCGCAGCCGGTGTCGATCCACATCCACACGCTGGAGGCGATGGCCGATCTCAGCATCACGCCTGGACATGCCGGCGAGGTCGCCGCTTCGATGGTAATCATGACCGGCGATTTCGGCCCGCTCGACGCCAAGGCGGTGACACTGGTGCTGTCGAAGCCCGATTCCGGCATCGAGCCGATCAAGCGGCCGGCGACGAAGCCCGGCGACGGCACCTGGCGCGTCGACAATCTCGTCATTCCAATTCCCGGGCGCTGGAACGCAAGGCTCGATATCCTCGTTTCGGATTTCGAGGTGGTCAAAATCGAAGCGCCGATCGACATCCGGTCCGATTGA